The Syntrophorhabdales bacterium genome contains the following window.
TCTACCTGGAGAATGATGTCGCTTGTCGCCAACCCGCATCTGCCCAGCGGTCCCTTGGGGTCAAGCCAGATAATTATCACGCCCTGATTCTGGCGTAGGTTCCATCGTTCAGCCTGCGCAGCCGTCAGGGGCTGGACATTCGCCTCGAGACGCTCGGGCACGGAAGAAGTCAATACCTTCATCACATCTTCGAGGCTCTGCACGCTGACCGTCACCTCTCCCCTCTTGTCGTCGCGCGACTCCGTTTCCGGGACCGGCTGGCCTGAAGGAGATGGCGCGAGCTGTATCACGCCTGTAACATCCGGCCTTGCTTCGTCAGATGCCCGGCTTCCCTTCGGAGAAAGGAAAAGCATCGAAACAACCAGCAGACCGACCATAATCTTATACATATGACACCATAGACGCGTGCCGCCCGAAAGGGTCCTTATTTTCTTTTTT
Protein-coding sequences here:
- a CDS encoding PDZ domain-containing protein; amino-acid sequence: MYKIMVGLLVVSMLFLSPKGSRASDEARPDVTGVIQLAPSPSGQPVPETESRDDKRGEVTVSVQSLEDVMKVLTSSVPERLEANVQPLTAAQAERWNLRQNQGVIIIWLDPKGPLGRCGLATSDIILQVENQPVESVEHFVSLVNSLGPVKAATFTVLNHRTGRIRDIRIVMGTEHRAPEVHGSFVVRNVGAAIAGIQRTAQSVQQQISYAVDAGKEAITDMIRGLKRWVGVADKAPVAAIKKGEETPSKPSRQGGGPG